In Nostocoides sp. HKS02, the DNA window GTTGAGGCCGCCCAGGGTCCTGCCCTCGACGGAGATCGGCACCCCCAAGTGCGAACGCAGGCCCAGGGCGGCAGCTAGGGACATGAACCTCGGCCACCGGTGCTCGCTCTCGGCATCGCCCACGATCACGGTGCGTCCCTCCCGCATGGCGGTGATGCCGGGGCCTTCGTCGAGGACGTACTGCAGGTCGTCGAGCACGAACACCAGGGCATCGGTCCCATCCAGGGTTGTGTAGGTGTCGTCGCTGTTCACCACGCAGATACCCACATGGCCTCCGGGCGCGAGCTGTTCGGTCGCGTCGAGGATCGGACCGAGCATGGGGAGCGCGCCGCCGCCGCACCACGCGGATGCCGATCCGTCGAGGGCGAGCAGGTCTTCAGGGGGCCGAGGATGCACAGCAACTCCAGGTGCAATCGTGCTGGGAACACCGCGGAGCGTTGGCTCAACTGGAGACGGCGCCCGAGGGTCACGGAGGGTGCCCATCGGGGTCTCGGGTGGGCCTACAGTTGCGAGGTTACCGCCGAAGTGACCGTGGTGGCGGCGGAACGAGCACCGTCAATCTGGTCGACGTCATGATCGGTCCGGTCGGCCCTGCGCCCGGTCGAGGTCGTCCCTGGTGAGCAGCGGCAACGTGGTGAGCCCGATGTCGCTCAAGGCCATGCCGGGAGTGGGGCTGCGGTCGATCGCGCAGATGGCCGTTTCGACGATGGCGCCGGCTGCCCGGAGGGCGCGGGTGGCGTCTCGGACCGCACCGCCGGTCGTCACGATGTCTTCGACGAGGGTGATACGACGCGCTGCGATGTCGGCTCCCTCGGCGAGGCGCCGGGTCCCGTACTCCTTGGCCTTCTTCCGGACGAACAGCGCCGGTATGCCGGTGAGACTGCTGAGCATCGTTGCCAGCGGGATGCCACCAAGCTCCAGTCCGCCGAGGAGGTCGGTGTCGATCGGCACGAGTGGCTGCATGGCCTCCGCGACGCGGCGAAGGAGCTGGGGGTCGGACTCGAAGAGGTACTTGTCGAAGTACTCAGTGGCGGTCTGGCCGGACCGGAGGGTGAAGCTGCCGCCCAGTCGGCAGGTGCGGTCGATGTCTTGGGCGAGTTCGGCGAGGAGGTCAGGCTGCACGCGCGCATGTTCTCACGATCGTGGTGACAGGAGGCGGGGTCTGGTTTGGAGGCCCGCTCGTTGTCGTGCGTGGCGCGCGGTGGGGTGCGCTCGGGGCCGCGTAGCGCACCGGAACGCAATCTGACAACGGGCTATTCGAGTTCTGAATAGTCCCTTGTGCTTCACCCAACGGCGGCGACACGGTGGCTGGCATGGACACCGAAAACCTGCGGAACATATATGCAATGCTGACGCGGAACCTGGCAGCCGCGACCGCAGTTTCAGTGGCGATCATGTTGGGTGGGGCAGCACGATCCGAGGCGGCCAACGAAGGTCCGACGATCAACTCGTCAGTGTTCGTCGACCGGCTGACCCAAAGCGAGCTACTGAGGTGGCGGGCGTTGGCGCCGGCCCAACAGCGTGCCACTCTGACCCTCCTGGCCGACCCACGAGTCCAGCGCGGGTTCGCCACTGTGGGACAGGCCAAGGCCGTCTCAAGCGCGATCGACCTCGTCGAGACTCGCGACACCGCCAGGACTCCGGTTCGAGCAATGCCCACCGCGGCGACGACGACGTACCAGGTCCAGTCCTGGTACTCACGAACGTGGACAATCTTTGGAATCGCGTACGCCACGACTCGACTCGACTATTACTACGTCACGGGTGCGGGGGTCGTCCTGTATGACCACTACTGTTCGGCGTCGTACTCCAACCGCGTGCCGCTGCGCTCGATGTCGGTGCAGGTCAACCACTATGTGGGCGGTGGGAAGGGCACCTGTGTGGCAACGTGGACCCTCACCAAGCTGAACTTCTGGACGGACACCAGCGATCAGGGTATGCGCGTGAACGGCAGGGGCGTTGAAGCGACGTGGGGTCCCTGAGAGGAGACACGTCGAATGGCACTCTCAACTCTCGAACTGCTCGCAGGTCTCGCGTGGCTGCTCGG includes these proteins:
- a CDS encoding GAF and ANTAR domain-containing protein encodes the protein MHPRPPEDLLALDGSASAWCGGGALPMLGPILDATEQLAPGGHVGICVVNSDDTYTTLDGTDALVFVLDDLQYVLDEGPGITAMREGRTVIVGDAESEHRWPRFMSLAAALGLRSHLGVPISVEGRTLGGLNLYSTVHASVDARRLAHAKLMAARAATALAQAHRENDLLQSLQSSRTIGKAIGLVMEQLNLDDHEAFVHLTTLSQRSNVTLRETAAHLVKQSNDLRHMTKGHTGGDKKRATVLTLVPRPGPTDGRE
- the pyrE gene encoding orotate phosphoribosyltransferase, whose translation is MQPDLLAELAQDIDRTCRLGGSFTLRSGQTATEYFDKYLFESDPQLLRRVAEAMQPLVPIDTDLLGGLELGGIPLATMLSSLTGIPALFVRKKAKEYGTRRLAEGADIAARRITLVEDIVTTGGAVRDATRALRAAGAIVETAICAIDRSPTPGMALSDIGLTTLPLLTRDDLDRAQGRPDRS